Sequence from the Longimicrobium sp. genome:
GACGAGTACGACGACGTGCTCGACGGCGTGGTCTACGCGGCGATGGTGGGGCTGGGCTTCGCGATGATGGAGAACGTGCAGTACTACGGCGCCGCGATCGAGGAAGGCCATCGCAGCTCCGTGGCCACCTTCGCCATCCGCGGGATGCTGGCGCCGTTCGCGCACCCGCTGTTCACCGCGATGTTCGGCGTAGGGCTGGGCTACGCGCGCGAGCGCGGCCAGCCCGCGCGGCGCTTCTGGGCGCCGCCGGTGGGGTTCGCCGCCGCGGTGGGGCTGCACGCGCTGTGGAACTGGGCGGCCGGGTACGACGACACCTGGTTCGTCACCCTGTACGCGCTGGTGATGTTCCCCGCCTTCATGGGGCTGCTGGTGATCGTCTACCTCTCGCTCGTGCGCGAGGGGCGCATCATCCGCGAGCACCTGGGCGCGCTGGTGGAGGATGGGATGCTGACGCCCGACGAGCTCGACCGCCTGTGCGTGGTCCGCAGCCGCCTGCGCTCCACCTACCGCGCGTGGCGCACGGGGGGGATGGCGCGGTGGCGCGCCCAGCGCGAGCTGCACCGCATGGCCAGCGAGCTGGCGTTCCACCGCTGGCGCGTGCAGCGCGGCCTTTCCCAGGGCGCCGAAGCCGACGCCCGCCGCGAGGCGCTGTATCTCCGCCGCCTGGAGGCGCTCTGCCGGGCGGAAGCTCCCGAGCGGAAATAGAGCCGGGTGCTAACGTTCAGGTTCCTCCCTCCAGGGCTGATCTCCGCCACCCGAGCGCCGTCTTCGTGTAATCAACGACCGCACTCAAGCAGAACGGCATCGCAGTCGCGAGCCGGTGTTGCGAACGAACAGATCTGAAGATACGTTCGAAAAATCGTTCCAATTTCTTGCACCGACGAGACCCCATGCCACAAATTCTGACTTTTGAGGAAATTGCCAGCGAATTACGAGCCGCAATCCTCAGTGGCGACACGGCACTGGTTATTGGAGCCGGAGCTAGCTTTACAAGTGGGGCACCTCTTGCGAGTGGACTCGTGGCGGAAATACGGGCAAAGTTCCCGCTCGCTGCGATTGATGAGGAAGCTACGTTTTTGGACGCCGCAACAGAAGTATGTGATACGCCACCATATGGGCGGATAAAGCTTGTTCGTATGTTGAAGGATTTGCTCGCTCCACTTGAACCCTCACCGAGCTACAAACAAATCCCGAGGGTGAAATGGAGTGCTATCTTTA
This genomic interval carries:
- a CDS encoding PrsW family intramembrane metalloprotease, coding for MTEPQATPADALDHPPGADPFAPKPHPVLTWVAVIASAIALMLIGADLGPRAFFMGVVLAVVPVPVYLALALWMDRFEPEPPVTLAQTFAWGASVAVLVSILLNTYTESTFAQLFGRRAGEIAGRLVSAPVVEELSKGVALVVLFRTLRDEYDDVLDGVVYAAMVGLGFAMMENVQYYGAAIEEGHRSSVATFAIRGMLAPFAHPLFTAMFGVGLGYARERGQPARRFWAPPVGFAAAVGLHALWNWAAGYDDTWFVTLYALVMFPAFMGLLVIVYLSLVREGRIIREHLGALVEDGMLTPDELDRLCVVRSRLRSTYRAWRTGGMARWRAQRELHRMASELAFHRWRVQRGLSQGAEADARREALYLRRLEALCRAEAPERK
- a CDS encoding SIR2 family protein — translated: MPQILTFEEIASELRAAILSGDTALVIGAGASFTSGAPLASGLVAEIRAKFPLAAIDEEATFLDAATEVCDTPPYGRIKLVRMLKDLLAPLEPSPSYKQIPRVKWSAIFTTNYDDLIEKAYLSPGRVQSIQPIHLPYEGNVLPRANHVLLYYLQGSIKES